Proteins encoded in a region of the Mesoflavibacter profundi genome:
- a CDS encoding T9SS type A sorting domain-containing protein, which yields MKHFYLLTALTICLNYLSYAQSANDTCANAELINVDATSTTYSFDINSATINNEEGCSGTTNDYADVWFEFTMPFNGNVYVGGSISWNMFALYDSCSGAQIQCGVTNQLFTSLTSGTTYKLRVFRASNTASNTGYQSFFIQAFQEASNDDCASAETITVTTASTTTINFEIGGASINNEEGCTGTTNDYADIWYEFTMPVTGNIYIEGGINWNIFALYDSCSGTQIQCGITNQLITGLTSGTTYKLRVLRLVSNADNAGYKSFTIQAFQEATNDDCASAETISVTTTSATTVNFEIAGADINNEVGCPGITNDYADIWYEFTMPVNGNVFVNGNISWNIFALYDSCSGTQLHCSITSEIMTDLTAGTTYKLRVFRLLSNVDNAGYKSFTIQAFEKPANDTCATSENITLDTASATSIDFEITGAEINYELGCNGTTADYADMWYDFTMPVNGNVFVDGVISWNNFTLFDSCNGTEIQCGLTDELFTGLTAGTNYKLRVFRLLANADNAGYKTFTIQPFEVITNDDCATAETISVTSTPSDIYFGVSGAVINNEVGCDGDSAQDLADVWYQFTMPFNGSISINGTIGWNYFALYDDCGTTQLDCFNLSGDFYNLVSGNIYKLRAFRTQIEAGEPSFKEFSIVANETLSIASFQEKSVTIYPNPAQNILNINTNQPIENISITDINGRLVLKQDYSSTIDISNISKGIYFLSLRLKNSTITKKIIIK from the coding sequence ATGAAACATTTTTACCTTTTAACAGCACTAACCATCTGTTTAAATTATTTAAGTTACGCACAATCTGCAAACGACACTTGTGCTAATGCAGAACTTATTAACGTAGATGCTACCTCAACAACATACAGTTTTGATATAAATTCTGCAACAATAAATAACGAAGAAGGTTGTAGTGGTACAACAAACGATTATGCAGACGTTTGGTTTGAATTTACAATGCCATTTAACGGAAATGTTTATGTTGGCGGAAGTATCTCTTGGAACATGTTTGCGCTTTACGACAGTTGTTCTGGTGCACAAATCCAATGCGGTGTTACCAATCAATTATTCACCAGCCTTACAAGTGGTACAACCTATAAGTTAAGAGTTTTTAGAGCGTCCAATACAGCGTCTAACACAGGATATCAAAGTTTTTTCATTCAAGCATTTCAAGAAGCTAGTAATGACGATTGCGCTTCCGCAGAAACTATTACAGTAACTACCGCTTCTACTACAACAATCAATTTTGAAATTGGTGGCGCTAGCATAAATAATGAAGAAGGTTGTACAGGCACAACTAACGATTACGCAGATATTTGGTATGAATTTACAATGCCTGTAACCGGAAACATTTACATTGAAGGCGGAATAAACTGGAATATTTTTGCGCTTTACGACAGTTGTTCTGGCACACAAATTCAATGCGGCATCACTAACCAACTTATAACCGGTTTAACTTCTGGCACAACATACAAATTACGTGTATTAAGGCTTGTATCTAATGCAGACAATGCAGGTTATAAGAGTTTTACTATTCAAGCATTTCAAGAAGCAACAAACGACGATTGCGCTTCCGCAGAAACTATTTCTGTAACAACTACTTCTGCAACAACCGTTAATTTTGAAATTGCTGGAGCAGATATAAATAATGAAGTTGGTTGTCCAGGAATAACAAACGATTATGCAGATATTTGGTATGAATTTACAATGCCTGTTAATGGAAATGTTTTTGTAAACGGAAACATCTCTTGGAACATATTTGCGTTATACGATAGTTGTAGTGGCACACAATTACATTGTAGTATAACAAGTGAAATCATGACAGATTTAACGGCTGGAACAACTTATAAACTTCGTGTTTTTAGGTTACTATCTAATGTAGACAACGCAGGATATAAAAGTTTTACTATTCAAGCTTTTGAAAAACCAGCAAACGATACTTGTGCAACTTCAGAAAATATAACATTAGATACTGCTTCTGCAACTTCAATAGATTTTGAAATCACTGGAGCCGAAATTAATTACGAATTAGGTTGCAATGGTACTACAGCAGATTATGCAGATATGTGGTATGATTTTACAATGCCTGTTAATGGTAATGTATTTGTAGACGGAGTTATTTCATGGAATAATTTTACGCTTTTCGATAGCTGTAATGGTACCGAAATACAATGCGGCTTAACCGACGAGCTATTTACAGGTCTTACTGCAGGCACTAATTACAAACTTCGCGTATTTAGGCTTTTAGCAAACGCTGATAATGCTGGATACAAAACCTTTACCATACAACCTTTTGAAGTTATAACTAACGATGATTGCGCAACTGCAGAAACAATATCTGTCACATCTACACCATCAGATATTTATTTTGGCGTAAGTGGCGCTGTTATAAATAACGAGGTTGGTTGCGATGGTGATAGCGCACAAGACTTAGCAGATGTATGGTACCAATTTACTATGCCTTTTAATGGTTCTATTAGTATAAACGGAACTATAGGTTGGAATTATTTTGCACTTTATGATGACTGCGGAACAACACAATTAGATTGCTTTAATCTATCTGGAGATTTTTACAATTTAGTTAGCGGAAACATTTATAAACTTAGAGCATTTAGAACCCAAATTGAAGCTGGAGAACCTAGTTTTAAAGAATTTTCTATTGTTGCTAACGAAACATTAAGCATAGCTTCATTTCAAGAAAAATCGGTTACAATTTACCCAAATCCAGCACAAAACATTTTAAACATAAACACTAATCAACCTATTGAAAATATTAGCATTACAGATATTAATGGTAGACTAGTTTTAAAACAAGACTATTCTTCTACAATTGATATTTCTAATATATCAAAAGGGATTTATTTTTTATCACTTAGACTTAAGAACAGCACTATCACCAAAAAAATAATTATTAAATAA
- a CDS encoding metallophosphoesterase has product MRWILFIVIYLLFNFYAFQSVKTLTGKKWVYVMFFALTLIVLANFIYQFITPTEGRVLTPAKSYALGFLLTIIALKVVLISFLFIEDVLRVFYGIYGKLFGEKPSFYLPSRRKFISQIALGIAAIPFASMLYGIYKGRYNFKVLTYELEYPDLPEAFDGYQITQLSDIHSGSFDNKEKIEYAVNLVNQQQSDAILFTGDMVNNKADEMEQWKSTFAKLTAKDGVFSVLGNHDYGDYVNWPSEEAKVKNLEKLFKIQEDMGFKLLKNETHFITKNDQRIALVGVENWGAGRFKKAGDIDKATVNVNKEDFKILMSHDPTHWEQIAVTHPLHYHLTLSGHTHGMQFGIEIPGWIKWSPAKWRYKYWAGLYEQDKQIINVNRGFGYLAFPGRVGIWPEITVIKLKKSSQLA; this is encoded by the coding sequence ATGCGTTGGATTTTATTTATTGTTATTTACTTACTTTTTAACTTTTATGCTTTTCAATCTGTTAAAACACTAACTGGTAAAAAATGGGTTTATGTAATGTTTTTTGCATTAACCTTAATCGTGTTAGCTAATTTTATTTATCAATTTATAACACCAACAGAAGGTCGTGTATTAACACCAGCAAAAAGTTATGCTTTAGGTTTTTTATTAACTATAATAGCATTAAAGGTTGTACTGATTTCCTTTTTATTTATTGAAGATGTTTTAAGAGTTTTTTACGGGATTTACGGGAAATTGTTTGGAGAAAAACCATCATTTTATTTGCCTTCAAGACGAAAATTTATAAGTCAAATCGCTTTAGGCATTGCAGCAATACCGTTTGCATCAATGTTATATGGAATTTATAAAGGAAGATACAATTTTAAAGTATTAACTTATGAATTGGAGTATCCTGATTTACCAGAAGCTTTTGATGGTTATCAAATCACACAATTAAGCGATATACATTCTGGAAGTTTTGATAATAAAGAAAAAATAGAATACGCTGTAAATTTGGTTAATCAGCAACAATCTGATGCGATCTTATTTACAGGCGATATGGTAAATAATAAAGCTGATGAAATGGAGCAATGGAAAAGCACTTTTGCTAAATTAACAGCCAAAGATGGAGTGTTTTCTGTACTAGGAAATCACGATTATGGTGATTATGTAAATTGGCCAAGTGAAGAAGCTAAAGTAAAAAATCTCGAAAAACTATTTAAAATTCAAGAAGATATGGGTTTTAAATTGTTGAAAAACGAAACACATTTTATTACCAAAAATGACCAAAGGATAGCATTAGTTGGTGTGGAAAATTGGGGCGCAGGACGATTTAAAAAAGCTGGAGATATTGACAAAGCGACTGTAAATGTTAATAAAGAAGATTTTAAAATACTAATGTCTCATGACCCAACCCATTGGGAGCAAATAGCAGTGACACATCCATTGCATTATCACTTAACATTAAGCGGTCATACACACGGAATGCAATTTGGAATAGAAATACCTGGTTGGATTAAATGGAGTCCAGCAAAATGGCGCTATAAATATTGGGCTGGATTATACGAACAGGATAAACAAATTATAAATGTAAATAGAGGATTTGGGTATTTAGCATTTCCTGGAAGAGTTGGTATTTGGCCTGAAATTACTGTAATTAAACTTAAAAAGTCTTCGCAACTAGCTTAA
- a CDS encoding thioredoxin family protein: MKLFDEMSKFGELIDVDVPVLLDFFTEWNETSKSMHPVLRDVAAALGNKAKVIKIDVDKNKALSEALRVKTLPTFIIYKNGEMKWRQTGQHDANALINIVQQYI, translated from the coding sequence ATCAAACTATTTGATGAAATGTCAAAATTTGGAGAATTAATTGATGTTGATGTTCCTGTACTGTTAGATTTTTTTACAGAATGGAATGAAACATCAAAATCTATGCATCCTGTATTAAGAGATGTTGCTGCTGCTTTAGGTAATAAAGCAAAAGTTATAAAAATAGATGTAGATAAAAATAAAGCTTTATCTGAAGCATTAAGGGTAAAGACCTTGCCAACGTTTATAATTTATAAAAATGGTGAAATGAAATGGCGACAAACTGGACAACATGATGCTAATGCTTTAATAAATATTGTACAACAGTATATTTAA
- a CDS encoding polysaccharide deacetylase family protein, with protein MFRFPVKTPKIVQRLFPKYLWKKAFLDKTIYLTFDDGPTPEVTQWTLNTLKQFNAKATFFCIGDNVRKYPEIAIKVHEEGHTIGNHTFNHLKGWKINTDQYIENTNLAQEQILKTIPNYSKQLFRPPYGKIKNKQAKTLISQGYKIVMWTVISYDWDNSLTKEDCLDITLKNTTNGTIIVFHDSLKAKENMMYALPKFLDYYSKKGYTFKAL; from the coding sequence ATGTTTCGATTTCCTGTAAAAACACCAAAAATTGTTCAACGCCTTTTTCCTAAGTATTTATGGAAAAAGGCGTTTTTAGATAAAACCATATATCTAACCTTTGATGATGGTCCAACTCCTGAAGTTACACAGTGGACTTTAAACACTTTAAAACAATTTAATGCAAAAGCTACTTTTTTTTGTATTGGTGACAACGTTAGAAAATATCCAGAAATAGCCATTAAAGTACATGAAGAAGGTCACACTATTGGCAACCATACTTTTAATCATTTAAAAGGCTGGAAAATTAATACAGATCAATATATAGAGAATACAAATCTAGCACAGGAGCAGATCTTAAAAACTATCCCAAATTACAGCAAACAACTTTTTAGACCACCTTACGGAAAGATTAAAAACAAACAAGCAAAAACACTAATTAGTCAAGGTTACAAAATAGTAATGTGGACTGTCATTTCGTACGATTGGGACAACTCCTTAACCAAAGAAGATTGCTTAGATATCACATTAAAAAATACAACTAACGGAACCATTATTGTATTTCATGACAGTCTAAAAGCTAAAGAAAATATGATGTATGCACTTCCTAAATTTCTGGATTATTATTCAAAAAAAGGCTATACCTTTAAAGCGCTTTAA
- a CDS encoding glycosyltransferase family 117 protein, which produces MTTLSFKKWNLILGWFAFLIALITYSLTVEPTVSFWDAGEYILTASKLQVGHPPGAPLYQMLGAVFSVFALNADQIGLLMNMMSAVSSAFTILFMFWTIVLILEKILGEGKSLKKGQQIAVLGSALVGSLAFTFTDSFWFNAVETEVYAMATLIMSVMFYLGLRWEKDMNKPRGNRWLILIAFVIGLSFGIHFMGLLTIPAIGLIYYFKNYKDITIKNFIIANIVSVAILLFVFKLMFPNVLRYFSALELFFVNQIGLPFNSGSIIAGLLLIAAFYYGLKYTRAKQLYHYNTGILCLLFILIGSSSWLMLPIRANANVVINENNPSSARELLAYYNLEQYPETHLFYGPLFSDQYSGLDQNEPYVDDKPKYEKDEVAGKYIIVNDYKRAKQNYNSDHAAILPRMWSTENAENYMLFTGYLDFRIKAEYQGEPRLEQSILDFKNDVAKGLVDYEDYHKFLKQFGQFLDVEKPSFGDNLAFMFEYQLGYMYWRYFMWNFVGRQDDIQGKYDQHGNWISGINFIDSWHLGQSQDNLPSDVKNNKARNTYYFFPLILGLIGLFFLFNKDKKLFWVMLVFFLFTGLAIQVYTNVRPFEPRERDYSVVGSFYVFAIWIGFGVYAIFEMLKKYMNNKILAPAVTIICLALVPLIMANQNWDDHDRSGKYTALAMAKKYLDSCDENGILFSIGDNDTFALWYAQEIENYRTDVRVVNTSLFQTDWYIDQMKRQAYESEPIPSALTHNKYKHGTRDYIMKRLRFKDTLMIDDFMNFVSSDNPKTKLKYALQQEGDDISGYPTQLLNSNYFPAEHIRIPVNKNAVLENNIVKEKDSALIEDYLDITISDNAIYKNRLLMLDIVANNNWKRPIYFTGGAFGDDDYIWMKDYLQLNGMVYKLVPIKTPVSRANPYDMGRIDTDFMFNKVINWDWGNSGGDIYHDPETRKNSITYRGNLARLIEALINEEKLEKAEQIADIAMQNMPVDKYGFYTLLEPYISAYYEVGNKEKARQLFKDVAVKYQEYLKYYGSLTIKNQEENFTEILTNIERYKALVDVLTNYDSNFAKEESITFESYLQLFKHFYQDEPSSQEVTPLTEEDFLKEFDTVLKGE; this is translated from the coding sequence ATGACAACTTTAAGTTTTAAAAAATGGAATCTAATTTTAGGTTGGTTCGCTTTTTTAATTGCATTAATAACTTATTCTTTAACTGTAGAGCCTACTGTTAGCTTTTGGGACGCAGGAGAATATATTTTAACAGCTTCTAAACTGCAAGTTGGTCATCCTCCAGGAGCACCACTTTACCAAATGCTTGGTGCGGTTTTTTCGGTGTTTGCTTTAAATGCAGATCAAATTGGTTTATTAATGAATATGATGAGTGCCGTATCCAGCGCATTTACCATACTTTTTATGTTTTGGACAATTGTACTAATTCTTGAAAAAATACTTGGCGAAGGTAAATCCCTAAAAAAAGGACAACAAATTGCTGTTTTAGGTAGTGCTTTAGTTGGATCTTTAGCTTTCACTTTTACAGATTCGTTTTGGTTTAACGCTGTAGAAACAGAAGTATACGCTATGGCTACATTAATCATGTCTGTAATGTTCTATCTTGGATTAAGATGGGAAAAAGACATGAACAAACCTCGTGGTAATCGTTGGCTTATTTTAATAGCATTTGTAATTGGATTGTCTTTTGGAATACATTTTATGGGATTACTTACCATTCCCGCTATTGGACTTATTTATTATTTCAAAAATTATAAAGACATAACTATTAAAAATTTTATTATAGCAAACATTGTATCTGTAGCTATATTATTATTTGTATTTAAACTTATGTTTCCTAATGTACTTAGATATTTTAGTGCTTTAGAATTATTCTTTGTTAATCAAATTGGACTACCTTTTAATTCTGGGTCTATTATAGCTGGACTCTTATTAATCGCTGCATTTTATTACGGCTTAAAATATACAAGAGCAAAGCAACTATACCATTACAATACTGGTATTTTATGCCTTCTTTTTATATTAATTGGATCTTCCTCTTGGTTAATGCTTCCTATTAGAGCTAATGCAAATGTTGTTATAAATGAAAATAATCCGTCTAGTGCTAGAGAATTACTAGCTTATTATAACTTAGAACAATATCCAGAAACGCATTTATTTTACGGTCCTTTATTTTCTGATCAATATTCTGGTTTAGATCAAAACGAACCTTATGTTGATGACAAACCTAAATATGAAAAAGATGAAGTTGCTGGAAAATACATAATTGTAAACGATTATAAGAGAGCTAAGCAAAACTACAACTCTGATCATGCTGCTATTTTACCTAGAATGTGGAGTACAGAAAATGCCGAAAACTACATGCTTTTTACCGGATATTTAGACTTTAGAATTAAAGCAGAATATCAAGGAGAACCTAGATTAGAACAATCTATTTTAGATTTTAAAAATGATGTTGCAAAAGGCTTAGTAGACTATGAAGATTATCATAAGTTTTTAAAGCAGTTTGGACAATTTTTAGATGTAGAAAAACCATCTTTTGGTGACAATTTAGCGTTTATGTTCGAGTACCAATTAGGCTACATGTATTGGCGCTATTTTATGTGGAATTTTGTTGGAAGACAAGACGATATTCAAGGTAAATACGATCAACACGGTAATTGGATTAGTGGTATAAATTTTATAGATAGTTGGCACTTAGGACAATCGCAAGACAATCTTCCAAGCGATGTAAAAAACAACAAAGCCAGAAACACCTATTATTTTTTCCCGTTAATTTTAGGTTTAATAGGCTTATTCTTTCTTTTTAATAAAGACAAAAAGTTATTTTGGGTAATGCTTGTCTTTTTCTTATTTACAGGTCTAGCTATACAAGTCTATACAAATGTAAGACCTTTTGAACCTAGAGAAAGAGACTATTCTGTAGTTGGTAGTTTTTATGTATTTGCAATATGGATAGGATTTGGTGTATATGCAATATTCGAAATGCTAAAAAAATACATGAATAACAAAATACTAGCGCCTGCGGTTACTATAATTTGCCTTGCTTTGGTTCCGTTAATAATGGCAAACCAAAATTGGGACGATCATGACCGTTCTGGAAAATATACAGCTCTAGCTATGGCTAAAAAGTATCTGGATTCTTGTGACGAAAATGGCATATTATTTTCTATAGGCGACAACGATACGTTTGCACTTTGGTATGCTCAAGAAATTGAAAATTACCGTACAGATGTAAGAGTTGTAAATACAAGTTTATTTCAAACAGATTGGTATATCGATCAAATGAAAAGACAGGCTTACGAGAGCGAACCTATTCCTTCAGCATTAACACATAATAAATATAAACACGGTACAAGAGATTATATAATGAAACGTCTAAGATTTAAGGACACTTTAATGATTGACGATTTTATGAACTTTGTTAGTAGCGATAACCCTAAAACAAAATTAAAATACGCATTACAACAAGAAGGTGATGATATATCTGGTTATCCTACACAATTGTTAAATTCTAATTATTTCCCTGCCGAACATATTAGAATTCCAGTAAACAAAAATGCTGTTTTAGAAAACAATATTGTAAAAGAAAAAGACTCTGCATTAATAGAAGATTACTTAGATATTACAATAAGTGATAATGCTATTTACAAAAACAGACTTTTAATGCTAGATATAGTTGCAAATAACAACTGGAAAAGACCTATTTACTTTACTGGTGGCGCATTTGGAGATGACGACTACATTTGGATGAAAGACTACTTACAGCTTAACGGAATGGTTTACAAATTAGTTCCTATTAAAACACCAGTTTCTAGAGCTAATCCATATGATATGGGTAGAATAGACACCGATTTTATGTTTAATAAAGTTATAAATTGGGATTGGGGAAATAGCGGCGGAGACATTTATCATGATCCAGAAACCAGAAAAAACTCTATAACCTATAGAGGTAATCTAGCAAGACTTATAGAGGCTTTAATAAATGAAGAAAAACTAGAAAAAGCAGAACAAATTGCAGACATAGCAATGCAAAACATGCCAGTAGACAAATACGGTTTTTACACTTTATTAGAACCTTACATTAGCGCTTATTACGAAGTTGGAAACAAAGAAAAAGCAAGACAATTATTTAAAGATGTAGCTGTAAAATATCAAGAATATTTAAAATATTACGGTAGTCTTACTATTAAAAATCAAGAAGAAAACTTTACAGAAATTCTAACTAACATAGAACGCTACAAAGCTTTAGTAGATGTATTAACTAATTACGATAGTAATTTTGCAAAAGAAGAATCTATCACTTTTGAAAGTTACCTTCAATTATTTAAACATTTTTATCAAGACGAACCTTCTTCTCAAGAAGTAACACCTTTAACAGAAGAAGATTTTTTAAAAGAATTTGATACGGTTTTAAAAGGAGAATAA
- a CDS encoding universal stress protein: MKKLLVPTDFSKEAEKALKVAAQIAKKHNCEILLLHMLDLPIQQLNVGSAPSDLPEAMYFMKLAHKQFEEVLKYDFLDNITVTEMVDFHEVSKGILDTCEKHEVDLIIMGSHGADGLKELFIGSTAEKVVRTSNTPVLVVKNHHAHFEIKDFVFASDFKNDNKETYSQAVKLARLFNSKIHLLYVNTPSNFATTATSKVRIFDFIEGQDYENYTINIYNDETVEKGILNFSKIINADLIGINTHGRQGIAHFFNGSISEDLVNHANRPVITFKI, encoded by the coding sequence ATGAAAAAATTACTTGTCCCAACTGACTTTTCTAAAGAAGCTGAAAAAGCTTTAAAAGTTGCCGCTCAAATCGCTAAAAAACATAATTGTGAAATTTTACTTTTACACATGTTAGATTTACCAATACAACAGTTAAATGTTGGTAGTGCTCCTTCTGATCTACCAGAAGCTATGTATTTTATGAAACTTGCCCATAAGCAATTTGAAGAAGTTTTAAAATATGACTTTTTAGACAACATTACTGTAACAGAAATGGTTGATTTTCATGAAGTTTCCAAAGGTATTTTAGATACTTGTGAAAAACATGAAGTAGATTTAATTATTATGGGTTCTCATGGTGCCGATGGCTTAAAAGAATTATTTATTGGATCTACTGCAGAAAAAGTTGTTAGAACTTCTAACACACCTGTATTGGTTGTTAAAAACCATCATGCTCATTTCGAAATTAAAGATTTTGTTTTCGCTTCTGATTTTAAAAACGATAATAAAGAAACTTATAGTCAAGCTGTTAAACTAGCAAGATTATTCAATTCTAAAATTCATTTATTATACGTTAACACACCAAGTAATTTTGCAACTACTGCAACATCTAAGGTTAGAATTTTTGATTTTATTGAAGGTCAAGATTACGAAAACTACACTATAAACATTTATAATGATGAGACGGTAGAAAAAGGAATTTTAAACTTTTCTAAAATAATTAATGCGGATTTAATTGGGATTAATACTCACGGTAGACAAGGAATTGCCCATTTCTTTAATGGAAGCATTAGTGAAGATCTTGTTAACCACGCAAATAGACCTGTTATTACTTTTAAAATCTAG
- the rimP gene encoding ribosome assembly cofactor RimP has product MFLDTVKKLLNQALEERQDLFLIDFKMSNDNAIKVIIDGDKGVTVEDCIFVSRAIEHNIDREEYDFSLEVMSAGAASSFNMPRQFTKHVGRTLEVKTQTETIEGKLTNTTEEEITLEWKSREPKPVGKGKVTVNKKQNIAFKDILEAKVIIKF; this is encoded by the coding sequence ATGTTTTTAGATACCGTAAAAAAATTATTAAACCAAGCATTAGAAGAACGTCAAGACTTATTCTTGATAGATTTTAAGATGTCTAACGATAACGCAATAAAAGTTATCATAGACGGTGATAAAGGAGTAACGGTAGAAGATTGTATATTTGTAAGTAGAGCAATAGAGCATAATATAGACAGAGAAGAATATGATTTTTCTCTAGAAGTCATGTCTGCAGGAGCAGCATCATCTTTTAATATGCCAAGACAATTTACTAAACACGTAGGTAGAACTTTAGAGGTTAAAACACAAACAGAAACCATAGAAGGAAAATTAACCAACACAACTGAAGAAGAAATAACTTTAGAGTGGAAATCTAGAGAACCTAAACCAGTAGGTAAAGGAAAAGTAACAGTTAATAAAAAACAGAATATTGCTTTTAAAGATATTTTAGAGGCTAAAGTGATAATAAAATTTTAA
- the nusA gene encoding transcription termination factor NusA, whose translation MENIALIESFSEFKDDKLIDRVTLMAILEDVFRNALKKKFGDDDNFDIIINPDKGDLEIWRNRIVVADGEVEEPNQEISLTEARKIEPDFEVGEDVSEEVKLIDLGRRAILALRQNLISKIHEHDNTNIYKQFKDLVGDLYTAEVHHIRHRAVILLDDEGNEIILPKDKQIPSDFFRKGDNVRGIIDSVELKGNKPAIIMSRTSPKFLEKLFETEIPEVFDGLITIKNVVRIPGEKAKVAVDSYDDRIDPVGACVGMKGSRIHGIVRELGNENIDVINFTNNLQLYITRALSPARVTSIKIDEENKRAEAILKPEEVSKAIGRGGHNIRLAGQLTGYEIDVLREGAEEDVELREFSDEIEEWIIDEFSKVGLDTAKSVLEQDVADLVKRTDLEEETILDVIRILKEEFED comes from the coding sequence ATGGAGAATATAGCATTAATTGAATCTTTTTCAGAATTCAAAGACGATAAGTTAATAGATCGTGTTACACTAATGGCTATTTTAGAAGATGTATTTAGAAATGCATTAAAAAAGAAATTTGGAGATGACGATAATTTTGATATAATTATAAATCCAGATAAAGGAGATTTAGAAATTTGGAGAAATAGAATTGTTGTAGCAGATGGAGAGGTAGAAGAACCAAATCAAGAAATCTCTTTAACAGAAGCTAGAAAAATAGAGCCAGATTTTGAAGTTGGAGAAGATGTATCTGAAGAAGTTAAATTAATAGATTTAGGAAGACGTGCAATATTAGCATTAAGACAAAATCTAATCTCTAAAATTCACGAACACGACAATACTAACATCTACAAGCAATTTAAAGATTTAGTAGGTGATTTATATACAGCAGAAGTACATCATATAAGACACAGAGCTGTAATTTTATTAGATGATGAAGGTAACGAGATAATTCTTCCAAAAGACAAGCAAATACCTTCAGATTTTTTTAGAAAAGGAGACAATGTAAGAGGTATTATAGATAGTGTAGAGCTTAAAGGAAACAAGCCAGCAATAATCATGTCTAGAACATCTCCAAAATTCTTAGAAAAATTATTTGAAACCGAAATACCAGAAGTATTTGATGGTTTAATAACAATAAAAAATGTTGTAAGAATACCAGGTGAAAAAGCAAAAGTAGCGGTAGATTCTTACGATGATAGAATAGATCCAGTTGGAGCTTGTGTAGGAATGAAAGGTTCTAGAATACACGGTATTGTAAGAGAGTTAGGAAACGAAAATATAGACGTAATTAACTTCACAAACAATTTACAATTGTATATTACACGTGCATTAAGCCCAGCAAGAGTTACATCTATAAAAATAGATGAAGAAAACAAACGCGCAGAAGCTATCTTAAAACCAGAAGAAGTAAGTAAAGCAATTGGTCGTGGAGGACACAATATTAGACTTGCAGGACAATTAACAGGCTACGAGATAGATGTATTACGCGAAGGTGCAGAAGAAGATGTAGAATTAAGAGAGTTCTCGGACGAGATCGAAGAGTGGATCATAGACGAATTCTCAAAAGTAGGTTTAGATACTGCTAAAAGTGTATTAGAACAAGACGTAGCAGATTTAGTAAAAAGAACAGACTTAGAAGAAGAAACAATTTTAGATGTTATTAGAATTCTTAAGGAAGAATTCGAAGATTAA